In the Deltaproteobacteria bacterium genome, one interval contains:
- a CDS encoding peroxiredoxin, with amino-acid sequence MSVQVGQKAPGFSLKTNKMQDFKLEELQGKKNVVLLFVPLAFTGGUTKEFCSVRDNINTLQNDNTQVVGISVDSPFSLDAWAAKEGYNFPLLSDFNKEVSTAYGSLYENLIGFKGVSKRSAFVIDKSGTVRYAWVSEDAGKLPELDPIRDCLQQCG; translated from the coding sequence ATGAGTGTGCAAGTTGGTCAGAAGGCTCCAGGCTTTAGCCTGAAGACAAATAAGATGCAGGACTTCAAATTAGAAGAGCTGCAAGGCAAGAAAAACGTTGTCCTCTTATTCGTTCCGCTGGCGTTCACCGGTGGCTGAACGAAAGAATTTTGCTCCGTGCGAGACAACATCAATACCTTGCAGAATGACAATACCCAGGTCGTGGGAATCAGCGTCGATAGCCCGTTTTCTCTTGATGCGTGGGCGGCAAAAGAAGGCTACAACTTCCCACTGTTGAGCGACTTCAACAAAGAGGTCTCGACCGCATACGGCTCGCTCTACGAGAACCTTATAGGATTCAAAGGCGTTTCCAAACGTTCAGCCTTCGTGATCGACAAGAGCGGCACGGTGCGCTACGCGTGGGTCAGCGAAGACGCCGGCAAACTGCCTGAACTTGATCCGATCCGCGACTGTCTGCAACAGTGCGGCTGA
- a CDS encoding MaoC family dehydratase, with amino-acid sequence MAGKHFDELNVGDVFKHQPGRTVTETDNLLFSTLTLNMQPLHLDAEFSKNAEFGQRLVNSIFTLGLAVGVSVADTTLGTTVGNLGFEKVEFPKPVFIGDTIYAETEVVEKRESKSRPQWGIVVFEHRATNQRGEVVMKCRRAGMMRKKGN; translated from the coding sequence ATGGCCGGTAAACATTTTGATGAACTCAATGTCGGCGATGTCTTCAAGCATCAGCCAGGACGAACGGTCACAGAAACAGACAATCTACTATTCAGTACCTTGACGTTGAATATGCAGCCGCTTCACCTTGATGCCGAATTTTCAAAGAATGCTGAATTTGGCCAACGTCTCGTCAACAGTATCTTCACACTCGGTTTAGCCGTTGGTGTCTCTGTCGCAGATACCACACTGGGCACAACAGTCGGCAATCTTGGCTTCGAGAAAGTAGAGTTTCCCAAGCCAGTCTTCATTGGCGACACGATCTACGCCGAGACCGAAGTTGTCGAGAAACGAGAGTCCAAGTCTCGTCCACAGTGGGGCATCGTGGTGTTTGAGCACCGTGCGACCAATCAGCGCGGCGAAGTGGTGATGAAGTGCCGTCGTGCGGGGATGATGCGGAAGAAAGGGAATTAA